Proteins from a genomic interval of Hoplias malabaricus isolate fHopMal1 chromosome 13, fHopMal1.hap1, whole genome shotgun sequence:
- the alkbh7 gene encoding alpha-ketoglutarate-dependent dioxygenase alkB homolog 7, mitochondrial isoform X2 gives MHVEVRQDFITEEEEKELLRELEPGLKKRRYEFNHWDDAIHGFRETEKLQWGSECTGVLARVRATAFPEGSPLLGPVHVLDLDKTGFIKPHVDSVKFCGSTIAGICLLSDSVMRLVREENSADWVDLLLSRRSLYILRDEARFKFTHEILKDEESYFSGQKVPRHRRISVICRNLPV, from the exons ATGCACGTGGAGGTCAGACAGGACTTCATcactgaggaagaggagaaggagCTGCTCAGAGAGCTCGAGCCCGGACTCAAGAAGAGGAGATACGAGTTTAACCACTGGGACGAT GCCATTCATGggttcagagagacagagaagctgCAGTGGGGCAGTGAGTGCACAGGTGTGTTAGCTCGTGTTAGAGCCACAGCCTTTCCTGAAGGAAGCCCACTGCTGGGGCCTGTACATGTCCTGGACTTGGACAAGACTGGATTCATCAAACCtcatgtggacagtgtgaag ttcTGTGGGAGCACCATTGCAGGAATCTGTCTTCTTTCGGACAGTGTAATGCGTTTGGTCCGAGAGGAGAATTCTGCTGACTGGGTGGACTTGCTCTTAAGTCGTCGTTCTCTCTACATCCTGAG AGATGAAGCACGCTTTAAATTCACACACGAGATCCTGAAAGATGAAGAGTCCTACTTCTCTGGACAGAAAGTGCCTCGTCATCGACGTATCTCTGTTATTTGCCGGAATCTTCCCGTTTAG
- the gtf2f1 gene encoding general transcription factor IIF subunit 1: MASLGNSSPSATEYIVRVPKNTSKRYNIMAFNAGDKVNCSTWTQARMERDLSNRRIYGEEESQEGAAGSEFGKKQREEARRKKFGIVTKEFKVEDQPWLLKVNGKAGRRFKGLKKGGVTENASYYIFTQCADGAFEAFPVHGWYNFTPVAKHRTLTAEEAEEEWGRRNKVVNHFSIMLQRRLREQEHGEEDEEAAGEKGGKKKKKKGSRGGDLRIHDLEDDLEMSSDESDSSGGEDGEDKSKNKKDSVSKAKAKKKKKKKDSDHEGLEDSDDGDFEGLEVDYMSDESSSEDEEPEKAKPNKGDDVPKGIDEASESEEESEEENKNEEEGKEEEEEEEGKKTPVQAEKKKKKEKDSSGESDSSEESDIDGETASALFMAKKRTPPKRGGRGSAGSSRAGSRPGTPSIDNATTSNTLRAAASKLEQGKRQATVPSTDTPTAKRLKMDPSSQSPSGKSTPQPASGKSTPSSSDVQLTEDAVRRYLIRKPMTTKDLLKKFQTKRTGLSSEQTVNVLAQILKKLNPERKNINDKMHFYLTE, encoded by the exons ATGGCATCACTG GGGAACAGCAGTCCCTCTGCGACAGAATACATTGTCAGAGTTCCCAA GAACACCAGTAAGAGATACAATATAATGGCGTTCAACGCGGGTGATAAAGTCAATTGCTCCACATGGACTCAG GCAAGGATGGAGCGAGACTTGAGTAACCGGCGCATATACGGAGAGGAGGAAAGTCAAGAGGGAGCTGCTGGCAGCGAGTTTGGGAAGAAACAGAGGGAGGAGGCACGGAGGAAGAAGTTTGGGATTGTCACCAAGGAGTTCAAGGTTGAAGACCAGCCTTGGCTCCTCAAAGTCAATGGCAAGGCTGGAAGAAg GTTCAAAGGCCTGAAGAAAGGAGGAGTAACAGAGAATGCTTCCTACTACATCTTCACCCAGTGTGCTGATGGGGCTTTTGAGGCCTTTCCTGTGCACGGCTGGTATAACTTTACTCCAGTGGCTAAACACCGCACTCTCACAGCTgaagaggcagaggaggagtGGGGCAG ACGAAATAAAGTGGTGAACCACTTCAGCATCATGCTCCAGCGGCGTCTGAGGGAGCAGGAGCATGGAGAAGAGGATGAGGAAGCGGCAGGAGAGAAAGgaggaaagaagaagaaaaagaaaggcaGCAGAGGAGGGGACCTGCGCATCCATGACCTGGAGGATGATCTGGAGATGAGCAGCGATGAGAGCGACAGCAGCGGAGGAGAGG ATGGCGAAGACAAGTCAAAGAACAAGAAGGACTCTGTGTCCAAGGCCAAggctaaaaaaaagaagaagaagaaagacagTGATCATGAGGGACTGGAGGACAGTGATGATGGTGATTTTGAAGGTCTGGAAGTTGACTACATGTCAGACGAAAGCAG TTCAGAAGATGAGGAGCCGGAGAAAGCGAAGCCCAATAAAGGAGATGACGTTCCAAAAG GGATTGATGAGGCATCAGAGAGTGAAGAAGAGAGCGAGGAAGAAAACAAGAATGAGGAAGAAGgcaaagaggaagaggaggaggaagaagggaAGAAGACCCCAGTACaagcagagaaaaagaagaagaaagagaaag ACAGCAGTGGAGAATCTGACAGCTCTGAGGAGAGTGACATTGATGGAGAGACAGCATCTGCACTTTTCATGGCG AAGAAACGAACTCCTCCGAAGCGAGGGGGTCGAGGCTCTGCAGGAAGCTCCCGAGCAGGAAGCCGCCCCGGAACCCCTTCCATCGACAACGCCACCACCTCCAACACGCTGCGCGCCGCTGCCAGCAAACTGGAGCAAG GCAAGCGGCAGGCAACGGTACCCAGTACAGACACTCCAACGGCTAAGAGGCTGAAGATGGACCCCAGTTCTCAGAGCCCCTCAGGAAAGAGCACCCCTCAGCCAGCATCTGGAAAGTCAACCCCAAGCTCCAG tgatgtGCAGCTGACTGAGGATGCAGTGCGGCGGTATCTTATCCGGAAACCCATGACCACCAAAGACTTGCTCAAGAAATTCCAGACCAAGCGCACGGGTCTGAGCAGCGAGCAGACTGTAAACGTGCTCGCCCAGATCCTCAAGAAACTCAACCCAGAGAGGAAGAACATCAACGACAAAATGCACTTCTACCTCACTGAGTAA
- the alkbh7 gene encoding alpha-ketoglutarate-dependent dioxygenase alkB homolog 7, mitochondrial isoform X1 codes for MRVFRPLCGGMRPLIRVWFESEKRVKPLCAVTYRSVSHSTPSPLHVNNNNNYNKNINADVPGVKSAPGWICASSTSVLNSVLMHVEVRQDFITEEEEKELLRELEPGLKKRRYEFNHWDDAIHGFRETEKLQWGSECTGVLARVRATAFPEGSPLLGPVHVLDLDKTGFIKPHVDSVKFCGSTIAGICLLSDSVMRLVREENSADWVDLLLSRRSLYILRDEARFKFTHEILKDEESYFSGQKVPRHRRISVICRNLPV; via the exons ATGAGGGTTTTTCGGCCACTTTGCGGCGGCATGAGGCCGTTAATCAGGGTGTGGTTTGAGAGTGAGAAGAGAGTAAAGCCGCTCTGTGCAGTAACGTACAGGAGTGTCtcacactccacaccttcaccaCTCCacgttaataataataataattataataaaaatattaatgctgACGTTCCAGGTGTTAAATCAGCGCCAGGTTGGATATGCGCGTCCTCCACATCCGTCTTAAACTCGGTCCTGATGCACGTGGAGGTCAGACAGGACTTCATcactgaggaagaggagaaggagCTGCTCAGAGAGCTCGAGCCCGGACTCAAGAAGAGGAGATACGAGTTTAACCACTGGGACGAT GCCATTCATGggttcagagagacagagaagctgCAGTGGGGCAGTGAGTGCACAGGTGTGTTAGCTCGTGTTAGAGCCACAGCCTTTCCTGAAGGAAGCCCACTGCTGGGGCCTGTACATGTCCTGGACTTGGACAAGACTGGATTCATCAAACCtcatgtggacagtgtgaag ttcTGTGGGAGCACCATTGCAGGAATCTGTCTTCTTTCGGACAGTGTAATGCGTTTGGTCCGAGAGGAGAATTCTGCTGACTGGGTGGACTTGCTCTTAAGTCGTCGTTCTCTCTACATCCTGAG AGATGAAGCACGCTTTAAATTCACACACGAGATCCTGAAAGATGAAGAGTCCTACTTCTCTGGACAGAAAGTGCCTCGTCATCGACGTATCTCTGTTATTTGCCGGAATCTTCCCGTTTAG